The following proteins are co-located in the Hyalangium minutum genome:
- a CDS encoding ADYC domain-containing protein, whose translation MGVRFVVVAAILAGGAMGCGTADAGDALAPALESSAHSLVTDNGREINGREINGREVNGTALGSKLVAVRYAGAQREGMSLPLSNVWLEGSTFHGLSGTQELSGKDFLQTRFTGVLQDGTILTLRIEDMIQGEGANQDVWSYRVSYQNTGDGQWYPICTNADGSATGAIALENRWDYREGVSGGGRKIYDANSFTFACEGAALAKCVRFGYAPWRSVNGVSLEDHHQACTRMVRADFCGNGSSYTVNGNLINLYDSLGVQSDTESWVGEAEWTAEGASCFSSQTRATTPIQCGERQVSTCARSFSTKTLLISETPVR comes from the coding sequence ATGGGTGTCCGGTTCGTGGTGGTGGCGGCGATTCTGGCCGGTGGGGCGATGGGGTGTGGGACCGCGGATGCCGGGGACGCGCTTGCGCCCGCGCTGGAGTCGTCCGCACACAGTCTGGTGACTGACAATGGCCGGGAAATCAACGGCCGGGAGATCAATGGACGGGAGGTCAACGGGACGGCGCTGGGATCGAAGCTTGTTGCGGTGCGTTACGCGGGCGCCCAGCGCGAGGGCATGAGCCTGCCGCTCAGCAATGTGTGGCTCGAGGGCTCCACCTTCCACGGCCTGTCCGGCACGCAGGAGCTGTCCGGCAAGGACTTCCTGCAGACGCGCTTCACGGGGGTGCTGCAGGATGGCACGATCTTGACGCTGCGCATCGAGGACATGATCCAGGGCGAGGGCGCCAACCAGGATGTCTGGAGCTACCGGGTGTCGTACCAGAACACGGGGGATGGCCAGTGGTACCCCATCTGCACCAACGCGGATGGCTCGGCCACCGGCGCCATTGCTCTGGAGAACCGCTGGGACTACCGCGAGGGCGTGAGCGGGGGCGGCCGGAAGATCTACGACGCCAACTCCTTCACCTTCGCGTGCGAGGGCGCGGCGCTCGCCAAGTGCGTGCGCTTCGGCTACGCGCCGTGGCGCTCGGTGAACGGGGTGAGCCTGGAGGATCACCACCAGGCGTGCACCCGCATGGTGCGCGCGGACTTCTGCGGCAACGGCTCCTCGTACACGGTGAACGGCAACCTCATCAACCTCTACGACTCGCTGGGCGTCCAGAGCGACACGGAGAGCTGGGTGGGGGAGGCCGAGTGGACTGCGGAGGGCGCCAGCTGCTTCAGCTCGCAGACGCGCGCCACCACCCCGATCCAGTGCGGTGAGCGGCAGGTCTCCACCTGCGCCAGGAGCTTCTCCACGAAGACGCTGCTGATCAGCGAGACGCCGGTGCGCTGA
- a CDS encoding efflux RND transporter permease subunit, giving the protein MFISDFAIKRPIVTITCMMALVVFGLVALVNLKTDEFPDVKPPVVGVTIVYPGASPDVVEREIIEPVEDAIFSISGVDGSRTTSAASDGLAHFAVVFSFETDIQQASQDIRDAISGRRADLPQEMEEPILTRFDPSDLPILSLMLSSDTLPAATLSRIADPTVIRELRAVPGVAQVTMVGGIERELTVELKPGALQAAGLSVAEVVQALKAQNLAAPVGRITGALEEQSIRLKGRLETPEDFTDVVIAERGGQAIRLGQVAEVKDGTEEPRTLALFNGKQAVGIDVLKAKGYSTTDVAQQLRERLKTLQPKLPESVRLEIVRDAGMRMADSVADVEEALLEGALLTVLVVFVFLNSWRSTVITGLALPVSVLASFISVWAFGFTLNTMSLLGLSLAIGILIDDAIVVRENIVRHIEMGKDHMAASRQGTNEIGLAVAATTFSIVAVFVPIAFMYGVTGQWFKPFALTIACAVLVSLFVSFSLDPMLSAYWADPQVEKGARKGPISRTLSRFNQWFDRQADHYKRVIAWALDHRLAMVLLAVGSFVGALVLQGMFGGAGFVPMSDNSEMEVFVETSPSSNLEYTRRKVEEVARIAASHPEVVYTYATIGTPLPLRSPGVDQALMYVRLKPKNERQVSADALGYTLRQELSRVAGAQASVFTSGFGGAFKAIQLELRGPDARMLSELAEKLRRELEQVPGAVDVGLSSRGQKPELEVELRRGLAGQLGVTVGQVAQSLRPAFAGLDSGDWVDPTGETRDVMVRLAPEARRSPSDLARLPLALPGAPGRPPVVVPLGQVAEIRETFGPTQINHLNREKVINIQANVQGRSLSEVLKDAQARLAKVPLPAGYALSEGGEAADQAEVFSNVLTALIIAVLLMYLILVVQFGSFLDPLAILVSLPLSLIGVVLALLLTGDTLNIMSLIGVILLMGIVTKNAILLIDFAKWTHERRGLSLRDSLIEAGRIRLRPIIMTTFALIAGMVPVALGRGEGADFRAPLGRAVIGGVITSTLLTLLVIPTVYEILADARSWLLGKFRRWLGGGTPGPVHGGGGEPRPMPQTRQDY; this is encoded by the coding sequence GTGTTCATCTCCGACTTCGCCATCAAGCGCCCCATCGTCACCATCACGTGCATGATGGCGCTGGTCGTCTTCGGGCTCGTCGCGCTCGTCAACCTGAAGACGGACGAGTTCCCCGACGTGAAGCCGCCCGTCGTCGGCGTCACCATCGTCTACCCGGGCGCCTCCCCGGATGTGGTGGAGCGGGAGATCATCGAGCCCGTCGAGGACGCCATCTTCAGCATCAGCGGAGTGGATGGCAGCAGGACGACCTCCGCGGCTTCGGACGGGCTGGCCCACTTCGCGGTGGTCTTCAGCTTCGAGACAGACATCCAGCAGGCCTCGCAGGACATCCGCGACGCCATCTCCGGCAGGCGAGCGGATCTCCCGCAGGAGATGGAGGAGCCCATCCTCACGCGGTTCGACCCGTCGGACCTGCCCATCCTCTCGCTGATGCTCTCCTCGGACACGCTGCCAGCGGCGACGCTGTCGCGCATCGCGGACCCAACGGTGATACGGGAGCTGCGCGCGGTGCCAGGCGTGGCGCAGGTGACGATGGTGGGCGGCATCGAGCGCGAGCTGACGGTGGAGCTGAAGCCCGGGGCGCTCCAGGCCGCGGGGCTGAGCGTGGCGGAGGTGGTGCAGGCGCTGAAGGCGCAGAACCTGGCGGCGCCCGTGGGCCGCATCACCGGGGCGCTGGAGGAGCAGAGCATCCGCCTCAAGGGCCGGCTGGAGACGCCCGAAGACTTCACCGACGTCGTCATCGCCGAGCGAGGAGGACAGGCCATCCGCCTGGGGCAGGTGGCGGAGGTGAAGGATGGGACGGAGGAGCCGCGCACGCTGGCCCTCTTCAACGGCAAGCAGGCCGTAGGCATCGACGTGCTGAAGGCCAAGGGCTACAGCACCACGGACGTGGCGCAGCAGCTCCGCGAGCGCTTGAAGACGCTCCAGCCCAAGCTCCCCGAGAGCGTGCGGCTGGAGATCGTCCGCGACGCGGGCATGCGCATGGCCGACTCGGTGGCCGACGTCGAGGAGGCGCTCCTGGAGGGCGCCTTGCTCACGGTGCTGGTGGTGTTCGTCTTCCTCAACTCGTGGCGCTCGACGGTGATTACCGGCCTGGCGCTGCCGGTGAGCGTGCTGGCGTCCTTCATCAGCGTGTGGGCGTTCGGCTTCACGCTCAACACCATGTCGCTGCTGGGCCTGTCGCTGGCCATCGGCATCCTGATCGACGACGCCATCGTGGTGCGCGAGAACATCGTGCGCCACATCGAGATGGGGAAGGACCACATGGCGGCGTCCCGCCAGGGCACGAATGAGATTGGCCTCGCGGTGGCGGCCACCACGTTCTCCATCGTGGCGGTGTTCGTGCCCATCGCCTTCATGTACGGGGTGACGGGACAGTGGTTCAAACCGTTCGCATTGACGATCGCGTGCGCGGTGCTGGTGTCGCTCTTCGTGAGCTTCTCGCTGGACCCGATGCTCTCCGCCTACTGGGCGGATCCCCAGGTGGAGAAGGGAGCGCGGAAGGGCCCCATCTCCCGGACGCTCTCACGCTTCAACCAATGGTTCGACCGGCAGGCGGACCACTACAAGCGTGTCATCGCCTGGGCGCTGGACCACCGGCTGGCCATGGTGCTGCTCGCGGTGGGCTCGTTCGTGGGCGCGCTCGTGCTGCAGGGGATGTTCGGCGGCGCGGGCTTCGTCCCCATGAGCGACAACAGCGAGATGGAGGTCTTCGTCGAGACGTCGCCCAGCTCGAACCTCGAGTACACCCGGCGCAAGGTGGAAGAGGTGGCCCGTATCGCGGCCTCGCACCCGGAGGTGGTCTATACGTATGCCACCATCGGCACGCCGTTGCCGCTGCGCTCGCCGGGCGTGGATCAGGCGCTCATGTACGTGCGGCTCAAGCCCAAGAATGAGCGTCAGGTGAGCGCGGACGCGCTGGGCTACACGTTGCGCCAGGAGCTGAGCCGGGTGGCGGGGGCTCAGGCGTCCGTCTTCACCAGTGGCTTTGGCGGCGCGTTCAAGGCCATCCAGCTCGAGCTGCGCGGGCCGGATGCGCGCATGCTGAGCGAGCTGGCCGAGAAGCTCCGGCGCGAGCTGGAGCAGGTGCCCGGCGCGGTGGACGTGGGGCTCTCCAGCCGGGGACAGAAGCCGGAGCTGGAGGTGGAGCTGCGGCGCGGGCTGGCGGGTCAGCTCGGCGTGACGGTGGGGCAGGTGGCCCAGTCGCTGCGGCCCGCGTTCGCGGGGCTGGACTCGGGCGACTGGGTGGATCCCACCGGAGAGACGCGGGATGTGATGGTGCGCTTGGCGCCCGAGGCCCGCCGGAGCCCGAGTGACTTGGCGCGGCTCCCGCTGGCGCTCCCGGGAGCGCCAGGACGCCCGCCGGTGGTGGTGCCGCTGGGGCAGGTGGCGGAGATCCGCGAGACCTTCGGCCCCACGCAGATCAACCACCTCAACCGCGAAAAGGTCATCAACATCCAGGCGAACGTCCAGGGGCGCTCGCTCTCGGAGGTGCTCAAGGATGCCCAGGCGCGGCTGGCAAAGGTGCCGCTGCCCGCGGGCTACGCGCTCTCGGAGGGCGGCGAGGCGGCGGACCAAGCCGAGGTCTTCAGCAATGTGCTCACCGCGCTCATCATCGCGGTGCTGCTGATGTACCTCATCCTCGTGGTGCAGTTCGGCTCGTTCCTGGATCCGCTGGCCATCCTGGTGTCGCTGCCGCTGTCGCTCATCGGCGTGGTGCTGGCGCTGCTCCTCACCGGGGACACGCTGAACATCATGAGCCTGATTGGCGTCATCCTGCTGATGGGCATCGTGACGAAGAACGCCATCCTGCTCATCGACTTCGCCAAGTGGACCCACGAGCGGCGCGGGCTGTCGCTTCGAGACTCACTCATTGAGGCCGGGCGCATCCGTCTGCGGCCCATCATCATGACGACGTTCGCGCTGATCGCCGGCATGGTGCCGGTGGCGCTCGGGCGGGGCGAGGGCGCTGACTTCCGCGCTCCCCTGGGCCGGGCCGTCATCGGCGGCGTCATCACCTCCACGCTGCTCACGCTGCTGGTCATCCCCACCGTGTACGAAATCCTGGCGGACGCGCGGAGCTGGCTGCTCGGGAAGTTCCGCCGGTGGCTCGGAGGTGGCACGCCCGGCCCGGTGCATGGAGGCGGAGGAGAGCCGCGCCCGATGCCTCAGACCCGTCAGGACTACTGA
- a CDS encoding efflux RND transporter periplasmic adaptor subunit: MLGSLALLGLAGCNGQKGDAAPMEAEPAPITLGPENVIRIEPRTLQSGPVISGSLQARQAATLRAEVAGPVLEVNADQGQPVKRGALLARIDDVAFQDQLIAARSAVRVAENTVRVAEAEEERTAKLTQAGVITQRDFERAQLTRHQAQAQLSEAQSRLALAREQVGRTRIVAPFDGVVSERQVNAGDVVQPGSSLVTVVDPRSLELNAFMPAEYGGRLKAGTPVDFRLQGDAEQTFSGKIERINPAVDPATGQVRIYVTIPNVEQSLLVGLFAQGRVASESREALAVPLAAVDARTTPPSVMRVRDGKLERASVDLGLRDDVAQQIEVRSGLQAGDVVVVGSARELAEGTRVQVTQAPRQPGLGPSSPTPR, translated from the coding sequence GTGCTGGGATCCCTGGCGCTGCTCGGCCTTGCCGGCTGTAACGGGCAGAAGGGGGACGCGGCTCCCATGGAGGCGGAGCCCGCTCCGATCACACTGGGTCCGGAGAATGTGATCCGCATCGAGCCGCGAACATTGCAGAGCGGCCCGGTCATCTCCGGCTCGCTGCAGGCGCGGCAGGCGGCCACCTTGCGCGCGGAGGTGGCGGGCCCCGTGCTGGAGGTGAACGCGGATCAGGGCCAGCCCGTGAAGCGAGGGGCCTTGTTGGCGCGCATCGACGACGTGGCCTTTCAGGACCAGCTCATCGCGGCACGCTCCGCGGTGCGGGTCGCCGAGAACACGGTGCGCGTCGCCGAGGCCGAGGAGGAGCGCACCGCGAAGCTCACCCAGGCGGGTGTCATCACCCAGCGGGATTTCGAGCGCGCGCAGCTCACTCGGCACCAGGCGCAGGCCCAGCTCTCCGAGGCCCAGTCCCGGCTGGCGCTGGCCCGCGAGCAGGTGGGCCGCACGCGCATCGTGGCGCCTTTCGACGGCGTGGTGAGCGAGCGCCAGGTGAACGCTGGCGACGTGGTGCAGCCCGGCTCTTCGCTCGTCACCGTGGTGGATCCCCGGAGCCTGGAGCTGAACGCCTTCATGCCCGCGGAGTACGGGGGGAGGCTCAAGGCGGGCACTCCGGTGGACTTCCGTCTGCAGGGCGACGCGGAGCAGACCTTCTCCGGGAAGATCGAGCGCATCAACCCGGCGGTGGACCCGGCCACCGGGCAGGTGCGCATCTACGTGACGATTCCCAACGTGGAGCAGTCGCTCCTGGTGGGGCTGTTCGCGCAAGGGCGCGTGGCATCCGAGTCGCGGGAGGCGCTGGCCGTGCCGCTGGCGGCGGTGGATGCGCGCACCACGCCGCCCTCGGTGATGCGGGTGCGCGACGGCAAGCTGGAGCGGGCCTCGGTGGACCTGGGCCTCCGGGATGACGTGGCCCAGCAGATCGAGGTGCGCTCCGGACTCCAAGCGGGAGACGTGGTGGTGGTGGGCTCGGCGAGGGAGCTGGCCGAGGGCACGCGCGTGCAGGTGACACAGGCCCCGCGTCAGCCAGGGCTGGGCCCGAGCTCCCCGACGCCCCGCTGA